A stretch of the Aphis gossypii isolate Hap1 chromosome 2, ASM2018417v2, whole genome shotgun sequence genome encodes the following:
- the LOC114131146 gene encoding esterase E4-like isoform X1, producing the protein MGKLSSSFIMFRIGAMVVFNKLIMFLTSIIPRKKMTVVLEQGTLQGLHYKTRLSNKSYVSFLGIPYALPPINDLRFKPPVKHPGWTGVYKAFSCGKVCMQYDVFMTKKLVGSEDCLYLNIFVPQEEMVEKKAVMVFIHGGAFNYGSGSLDFYSPDYLLDENVIVVTINYRLNVLGFLNFGIDECPGNMGLKDQLFAFKWIKANIAAFGGDTNNITIFGESAGSASVHCHLLSPLSTGSFDKAIMQSGCIFNPWAFNEKHTEVAFKLAEKLGCQKDDPKEIVKYLLNIPAIDLVKCTTLKFKIEGQRDLLNFQFVPTIESEAVSDRLLPAHPDILIKSASPVPLISGLNNMEGMIVFGEHRLGKLFDYYKVEEISKLFESHYSEEVIQRVKNFYFNEHEQSSDIIKLENTCRLFSDVFFTKDFYRGFNDLLRKDKAPIYNYEFKFDGELNACKKLLFATRPIFHSLKGACHADELNYLFYGQLFGFLPKVNTPEYRMCKTMSKLWCNFAKTGNPNSSNLNVVWNNSNVDDPKYLSIDGDETCMVDGVINTPSVQFWENIFEIMRLKQKL; encoded by the exons ccCCGAAAGAAAATGACAGTTGTACTTGAACAAGGTACATTACAAGGACTTCACTACAAAACAcgattatcaaataaatcatatgTCAGTTTTCTAGGCATACCCTATGCTTTACCGCCAATTAATGACTTACGATTCAAG ccTCCTGTCAAACATCCAGGATGGACTGGAGTTTATAAAGCGTTTTCATGTGGTAAAGTATGTATGCAGTATGATGTTTTCATGACCAAAAAACTTGTCGGAAGTGAAGATTGTTTGTATCTAAACATATTTGTACCACAG GAGGAAATGGTTGAAAAAAAAGCTGTTATGGTATTCATACATGGAGGTGCATTTAATTATGGATCTGGATCATTGGATTTTTACTCTCCTGATTATTTACTcgatgaaaatgtaattgttgTTACAATCAACTATCGTTTAAATGTcctag GATTCTTAAACTTTGGAATTGACGAATGTCCTGGTAATATGGGGCTAAAAGATCAATTGTTCGCATTTAAATGGATAAAAGCCAACATAGCAGCATTTGGAGGtgataccaataatattaccatttttGGAGAAAGTGCAGGGTCTGCTTCTGTACACTGTCATTTACTTTCACCTCTATCCACAG gatCATTTGACAAAGCTATAATGCAAAGTgggtgtatttttaatccatgggcttttaatgaaaaacacaCAGAAGTAGCCTTTAAGTTGGCTGAAAAATTGGGGTGTCAAAAAGATGATCCTAaagaaatagtaaaatatttactaaatattccAGCAATCGATTTAGTTAAATGCACAACATTGAAGTTCAAAATTGAA ggCCAAAGAGATTTGCTAAATTTTCAGTTTGTTCCAACAATAGAAAGTGAAGCTGTAAGTGACAGACTCTTACCTGCTCATCCAgacattttaatcaaatcagCATCACCAGTACCTTTGATTAGCGGACTCAACAATATGGAAGGAATGATAGTGTTTggag aaCACAGATTAGGAaagttatttgattattataaagttgaagagataagtaaattatttgaaagtcATTATAGTGAAGAAGTCATTCAAAGAGTAAAGAACTTTTATTTCAATGAACACGAGCAATCtagtgatataattaaattggaaAATACATGTCGT TTGTTTAGTGATGTATTTTTTACCAAAGACTTTTATCGTGGCTTTAATGATCTACTTAGAAAAGATAAAGCGCCAATTTACAACTATGAGTTCAAATTTGATGGAGAACTCAATGCttgtaaaaaacttttatttgctACACGGCCAATATTTCATTCATTGAAAG GTGCATGCCATGCGgacgaattaaattatttgttttacggGCAATTGTTTGGATTCTTGCCTAAAGTTAATACACCAGAATATAGAATGTGCAAAACAATGAGTAAGCTATGGTGCAATTTTGCAAAAACTgg aaatccaAATTCATCAAATTTGAATGTTGTGTGGAATAATTCAAATGTGGACGATcccaaatatttatcaatcgaTGGCGATGAAACGTGCATGGTTGATGGTGTAATAAATACTCCCAGTGTACAATTTTGGGAaaacatatttgaaataatgcgATTGAAACAAAAACTGTGA
- the LOC114131146 gene encoding esterase FE4-like isoform X2 has product MTVVLEQGTLQGLHYKTRLSNKSYVSFLGIPYALPPINDLRFKPPVKHPGWTGVYKAFSCGKVCMQYDVFMTKKLVGSEDCLYLNIFVPQEEMVEKKAVMVFIHGGAFNYGSGSLDFYSPDYLLDENVIVVTINYRLNVLGFLNFGIDECPGNMGLKDQLFAFKWIKANIAAFGGDTNNITIFGESAGSASVHCHLLSPLSTGSFDKAIMQSGCIFNPWAFNEKHTEVAFKLAEKLGCQKDDPKEIVKYLLNIPAIDLVKCTTLKFKIEGQRDLLNFQFVPTIESEAVSDRLLPAHPDILIKSASPVPLISGLNNMEGMIVFGEHRLGKLFDYYKVEEISKLFESHYSEEVIQRVKNFYFNEHEQSSDIIKLENTCRLFSDVFFTKDFYRGFNDLLRKDKAPIYNYEFKFDGELNACKKLLFATRPIFHSLKGACHADELNYLFYGQLFGFLPKVNTPEYRMCKTMSKLWCNFAKTGNPNSSNLNVVWNNSNVDDPKYLSIDGDETCMVDGVINTPSVQFWENIFEIMRLKQKL; this is encoded by the exons ATGACAGTTGTACTTGAACAAGGTACATTACAAGGACTTCACTACAAAACAcgattatcaaataaatcatatgTCAGTTTTCTAGGCATACCCTATGCTTTACCGCCAATTAATGACTTACGATTCAAG ccTCCTGTCAAACATCCAGGATGGACTGGAGTTTATAAAGCGTTTTCATGTGGTAAAGTATGTATGCAGTATGATGTTTTCATGACCAAAAAACTTGTCGGAAGTGAAGATTGTTTGTATCTAAACATATTTGTACCACAG GAGGAAATGGTTGAAAAAAAAGCTGTTATGGTATTCATACATGGAGGTGCATTTAATTATGGATCTGGATCATTGGATTTTTACTCTCCTGATTATTTACTcgatgaaaatgtaattgttgTTACAATCAACTATCGTTTAAATGTcctag GATTCTTAAACTTTGGAATTGACGAATGTCCTGGTAATATGGGGCTAAAAGATCAATTGTTCGCATTTAAATGGATAAAAGCCAACATAGCAGCATTTGGAGGtgataccaataatattaccatttttGGAGAAAGTGCAGGGTCTGCTTCTGTACACTGTCATTTACTTTCACCTCTATCCACAG gatCATTTGACAAAGCTATAATGCAAAGTgggtgtatttttaatccatgggcttttaatgaaaaacacaCAGAAGTAGCCTTTAAGTTGGCTGAAAAATTGGGGTGTCAAAAAGATGATCCTAaagaaatagtaaaatatttactaaatattccAGCAATCGATTTAGTTAAATGCACAACATTGAAGTTCAAAATTGAA ggCCAAAGAGATTTGCTAAATTTTCAGTTTGTTCCAACAATAGAAAGTGAAGCTGTAAGTGACAGACTCTTACCTGCTCATCCAgacattttaatcaaatcagCATCACCAGTACCTTTGATTAGCGGACTCAACAATATGGAAGGAATGATAGTGTTTggag aaCACAGATTAGGAaagttatttgattattataaagttgaagagataagtaaattatttgaaagtcATTATAGTGAAGAAGTCATTCAAAGAGTAAAGAACTTTTATTTCAATGAACACGAGCAATCtagtgatataattaaattggaaAATACATGTCGT TTGTTTAGTGATGTATTTTTTACCAAAGACTTTTATCGTGGCTTTAATGATCTACTTAGAAAAGATAAAGCGCCAATTTACAACTATGAGTTCAAATTTGATGGAGAACTCAATGCttgtaaaaaacttttatttgctACACGGCCAATATTTCATTCATTGAAAG GTGCATGCCATGCGgacgaattaaattatttgttttacggGCAATTGTTTGGATTCTTGCCTAAAGTTAATACACCAGAATATAGAATGTGCAAAACAATGAGTAAGCTATGGTGCAATTTTGCAAAAACTgg aaatccaAATTCATCAAATTTGAATGTTGTGTGGAATAATTCAAATGTGGACGATcccaaatatttatcaatcgaTGGCGATGAAACGTGCATGGTTGATGGTGTAATAAATACTCCCAGTGTACAATTTTGGGAaaacatatttgaaataatgcgATTGAAACAAAAACTGTGA
- the LOC114131147 gene encoding pre-mRNA-processing factor 39-like produces the protein MADHDENVLKNEKSKENGKMNDSVPELDDTEPPKVIITAPPTLSIKITSNKLQKPSDELDAKDSDDCQIILPKTEIIDITDDICDKDETLDETSEIDKVVVNNDIKDTQTIMTLKEEPKEPETEVISEDEMPVDNMPVDTEAVSEDELPPATLADQTEIVSDEELPSENGTSKIKRCQIPEEKENDSESQPAKKVKTDEVKPITELDKFWQAVKDDPSDFAGWTYLLQFVDQENNAENAREAYDKFLELYPYCYGYWRKFADFEKRNNNKDECEAVFQRGLNAIPLSVDLWIHYMTYLKTQHADDVDLIRSKFEKGLEMCGLEYRSDRLWDHYIKWEIEQNKLINAFNIYNRLLATQTLGYLQHFENFKEFVNKNAPDKILNAKEYLELRQQVAERIRLSGNGELLTDDSAPPGEEENTFLSDVSEKELALLKETIIELKEKINKETAREIAKRQAFEEGIKRPYFHVKPLEKCQIENWKNYIALEKEAGDHQRIVVLYERCLIPCALYEDFWLSYLDYLESLDFDVSDLLTSFYLRACLVHHRKSPELHLKWSAFEESKGNLDKAAEILKNLDDAVPHMLQIIYRRINLEKRRDQFDKVCELYEHYINTSHTKFLTSNIAIKYARFLWKCANKIDKAIELITEIVNKDKDNMQDNARLLLQLIELKMSVKPLNEKSVIQIFDEILSMSSVNLEQKILFSQRKLEFIEDYTCDYTALRKATNEFKSYTELLAKEKKKALAAVEEEKSRIEKEMKAKQAQDIAASSNSQTATTNYQSYNTTGYYPQQYATGYNQTAYQQYAPSGQDYSYQYQNWSYPQATNYNQTWGSYNYSGTGSGGSGGY, from the coding sequence ATGGCTGACCACGacgaaaatgtattaaaaaatgaaaagtcTAAAGAAAACGGTAAAATGAATGACAGTGTTCCAGAGTTAGATGATACTGAACCACCTAAGGTTATAATAACTGCTCCTCCAACattgtctataaaaataactagtaataaattacaaaagcCAAGTGATGAACTTGATGCTAAAGACTCAGATGATTGTCAGATTATTTTGCCTAAAActgaaataattgatattactgATGATATTTGTGATAAAGATGAAACTTTAGATGAAACTAGTGAAATTGATAAAGTTGTAGTTAACAATGATATTAAAGATACACAAACAATTATGACACTTAAAGAAGAACCTAAAGAACCTGAAACTGAGGTGATATCAGAAGATGAAATGCCAGTTGACAATATGCCTGTTGACACTGAAGCTGTGTCTGAAGATGAATTACCACCAGCCACTTTAGCTGATCAAACTGAAATAGTATCTGATGAAGAGCTGCCTAGTGAAAATGGTACATCCAAAATAAAAAGGTGTCAAATACCTGAGGAAAAAGAAAATGATAGTGAATCTCAGCCTgccaaaaaagttaaaaccgATGAAGTAAAACCAATCACTGAACTAGATAAGTTTTGGCAAGCTGTTAAAGACGACCCATCAGACTTTGCTGGATGGACTTATTTGCTACAATTTGTTGATCAAGAGAATAATGCTGAAAACGCAAGAGAAGCATATGATAAATTCTTGGAACTGTACCCGTACTGTTACGGCTATTGGAGAAAATTTGCTGATTTTgagaaaagaaataataacaaagatGAGTGTGAAGCAGTTTTTCAACGTGGCTTGAATGCCATACCACTTAGTGTTGACTTATGGATTCATTACATGACATACTTAAAAACACAGCATGCTGATGACGTGGATCTTATACGTAGCAAGTTTGAAAAAGGCTTAGAAATGTGCGGACTTGAATACCGCTCAGATCGTTTATGGGATCATTATATTAAGTGGGAAATTGAacagaataaattaatcaatgcTTTCAACATATACAATCGTCTTCTTGCTACACAAACACTGGGCTATTtgcaacattttgaaaattttaaagagtTTGTGAACAAGAATGCACctgataagattttaaatgCTAAGGAATATCTTGAATTAAGACAGCAAGTAGCTGAAAGAATAAGGCTGAGTGGAAACGGTGAATTGTTGACTGACGATTCTGCACCACCAGGAGAAGAAGAAAACACTTTTTTATCTGATGTGTCAGAAAAAGAATTggcattattaaaagaaactattattgaattaaaagaaaaaattaataaggaaACAGCTAGAGAAATAGCTAAGCGTCAAGCATTTGAAGAAGGTATCAAAAGACCCTATTTCCATGTGAAACCTTTAGAAAAATGTCAGATagaaaattggaaaaattatatCGCATTGGAGAAGGAAGCCGGGGACCACCAACGTATTGTTGTTTTGTATGAAAGATGTCTAATACCATGTGCATTGTATGAAGATTTTTGGTTGAGTTATTTAGACTATTTAGAATCTTTAGATTTTGATGTTAGCGATTTATTAACAAGCTTTTATTTACGTGCTTGCTTAGTTCACCATCGCAAGTCTCcagaattacatttaaaatggtCAGCTTTTGAAGAAAGCAAAGGTAACTTAGACAAAGCTGCTGAAATTCTGAAAAACCTTGATGACGCCGTTCCACATATGttgcaaattatttacagACGTATTAATTTAGAGAAACGAAGAGACCAATTTGATAAAGTATGTGAATTGTatgaacattatataaatacttctcATACAAAGTTTCTTACTTCTAATATTGCCATAAAATATGCTCGTTTCCTTTGGAAGTGTGCAAATAAAATCGACAAGGCCATTGAATTAATCAcagaaattgtaaataaagacAAAGACAATATGCAAGACAATGCTAGGCTATTATTGCAACTCATTGAGCTTAAAATGAGTGTAAAGCCGTTAAACGAAAAATcagttattcaaatatttgatgaaatattatcaatgagCAGTGTAAATTTAgagcaaaaaatattgttttcacaaCGTAAATTGGAATTTATTGAGGATTATACTTGTGATTATACAGCATTGCGTAAAGCCACCAATGAGTTCAAGAGTTACACAGAGTTGCTCGCTAAAGAGAAGAAAAAAGCATTGGCTGCGGTTGAGGAAGAAAAATCTAGGATTGAAAAAGAAATGAAAGCGAAACAGGCACAAGATATTGCAGCATCTTCAAATTCTCAGACAGCAACCACCAACTACCAGTCATACAATACAACCGGATATTACCCACAACAATACGCCACTGGTTACAACCAGACAGCTTATCAACAGTATGCTCCTAGTGGACAAGATTATTCATATCAGTATCAAAATTGGAGCTACCCGCAAGCGACCAACTACAATCAGACGTGGGGATCTTACAATTACAGTGGCACAGGAAGTGGTGGAAGTGGAGGATATTAG